The following proteins come from a genomic window of Paracoccus sp. MBLB3053:
- a CDS encoding TRAP transporter large permease, with protein MLTASLMFPALFALILLGLPISFSLAIVSVGAGLMAFGPAAFNQLYGSFYSASTNFILSAIPMFILMGALLERSGVAERLFRVMSMWLGKLPGGIALATIAMGGIFAAAAGVVGAVEVMIGMMAIPAMQRLGYDNRLIAGTICAGGSLGTMIPPSVIAVMYASLAQISVGKLLAGMILPGLLMVGLFLAYIVLHGMIRPAPVPQEAVEDEVPLGEKLRLTFTTLLPVCALIFAVLGSILGGIASPTEAAAVGAAGALLLCICYGKFRPLVLRESLSITVRISAMILLIVAAGTMFMGVFAANGGAKLIRNVIEGAGLGPTGMIVFFLLVVFLLGFVLDWTANVLICVPLFTPFIRSSGIDPIWFATLVIIVIQTSYLTPPMASAIFYLKSIAPKNMTYGQMCRGVLPFVGLQLLTLLIVICFPILVTWLPERIVGV; from the coding sequence ATGTTGACCGCATCCTTGATGTTCCCGGCGCTGTTCGCGCTGATCCTGCTGGGTTTGCCCATTTCGTTTTCGCTGGCTATCGTTTCGGTCGGGGCTGGCCTGATGGCCTTTGGCCCGGCGGCCTTCAATCAGCTTTACGGCTCGTTCTATTCGGCCTCGACCAACTTCATCCTTTCGGCGATCCCGATGTTCATCCTGATGGGTGCGCTGCTCGAACGCTCCGGCGTGGCCGAGCGCCTGTTTCGGGTGATGAGCATGTGGCTGGGCAAGCTGCCCGGAGGCATCGCGCTGGCGACGATCGCCATGGGTGGCATCTTTGCCGCTGCTGCCGGCGTCGTCGGCGCGGTCGAAGTGATGATCGGCATGATGGCCATTCCCGCCATGCAGCGGCTTGGCTATGACAACCGGCTGATCGCGGGCACGATCTGCGCGGGCGGTTCGCTGGGCACGATGATCCCGCCTTCGGTCATCGCGGTCATGTACGCATCGCTCGCGCAGATCTCGGTTGGCAAGCTGCTGGCCGGAATGATCCTGCCGGGTCTGCTCATGGTGGGGCTGTTCCTGGCCTATATCGTGCTTCACGGCATGATCCGGCCTGCACCGGTCCCGCAGGAAGCGGTCGAAGACGAAGTTCCGCTGGGCGAGAAGCTTCGGCTTACCTTCACGACGCTGCTGCCGGTCTGCGCGCTGATCTTCGCGGTGCTGGGCTCGATCCTGGGCGGCATCGCCTCGCCGACCGAGGCGGCCGCGGTTGGTGCGGCGGGTGCCCTGCTGCTTTGCATCTGTTATGGCAAGTTCCGCCCCCTTGTACTTCGGGAATCGCTGTCGATTACCGTGCGAATTTCGGCGATGATCCTTCTGATCGTTGCGGCAGGCACGATGTTCATGGGCGTGTTCGCGGCAAATGGTGGGGCCAAGCTGATCCGCAACGTGATCGAAGGCGCGGGCCTTGGCCCGACGGGCATGATCGTGTTCTTCCTGTTGGTGGTGTTCCTTCTGGGCTTCGTGCTGGACTGGACGGCGAACGTGCTGATCTGCGTTCCGCTTTTCACGCCCTTCATCCGTTCGTCCGGCATCGACCCGATCTGGTTTGCGACGCTCGTGATCATCGTGATCCAGACCAGCTACCTGACCCCCCCAATGGCCTCTGCGATCTTCTATCTGAAATCCATTGCGCCAAAGAACATGACCTATGGCCAGATGTGCCGAGGCGTACTGCCCTTCGTGGGGTTGCAATTGCTGACGCTGCTGATCGTGATCTGTTTCCCGATCCTGGTGACATGGCTGCCCGAACGTATCGTCGGCGTCTGA
- a CDS encoding trans-3-hydroxy-L-proline dehydratase: MRSCKTVHVISAHAEGEVGDVIVGGVLPPPGETIWEQSRWIAQDEGLRNFVLNEPRGGVFRHVNLLVPPKHPEADAAFIIMEPEDTPPMSGSNSICVSTVLLDAGLIPIQEPETHLVLEAPGGLVRVRAECRNGKAERIFVQNLPSFAGPLDQTLDVEGLGRLTVDTAFGGDSFVIVDAEAMGFRLTSDEAHDIARLGVKITDAANQQLAFHHPTLPDWQHFSFCLFAGPVERGPQGLRAGAAVAIQPGKVDRSPTGTALSARMAVLHARGQMTESDTLTVTSVIGSTFSGRILGTTSVGGTAAILPEISGRGWITGIHQHMLDPSDPWPQGYRVSDSWGAK, encoded by the coding sequence ATGCGCAGCTGCAAGACCGTTCACGTCATTTCGGCCCATGCCGAGGGAGAGGTCGGAGACGTCATCGTGGGCGGCGTGCTGCCGCCCCCGGGCGAGACCATCTGGGAACAAAGCCGCTGGATCGCACAGGACGAAGGCCTGCGAAACTTCGTCCTGAACGAGCCGCGCGGAGGCGTGTTTCGACACGTCAACCTGCTGGTGCCCCCAAAACACCCCGAGGCGGATGCCGCCTTCATCATCATGGAGCCAGAGGACACGCCGCCAATGTCGGGGTCGAACTCGATCTGCGTGTCGACTGTCCTGCTGGACGCTGGGCTGATCCCGATACAGGAACCCGAGACGCATCTTGTCCTCGAGGCTCCGGGGGGGTTGGTTCGCGTGCGGGCCGAATGCCGCAACGGCAAGGCCGAGCGGATCTTCGTCCAGAACCTGCCCAGCTTTGCCGGTCCGCTCGACCAGACGCTCGACGTCGAGGGGTTGGGCAGGCTGACGGTGGACACCGCCTTTGGCGGCGACAGTTTCGTCATCGTCGATGCCGAGGCCATGGGCTTTCGCCTGACTTCTGACGAAGCGCATGACATCGCGCGGCTCGGCGTGAAAATCACCGATGCCGCCAACCAGCAGCTGGCCTTTCATCATCCGACCCTGCCCGACTGGCAGCACTTTTCCTTTTGTCTCTTCGCCGGCCCCGTCGAACGCGGACCGCAAGGCCTGCGCGCGGGCGCAGCGGTCGCGATCCAGCCGGGCAAGGTCGATCGTTCGCCGACCGGCACTGCGCTTTCGGCCCGGATGGCGGTGCTGCATGCCCGCGGCCAGATGACCGAAAGCGACACCCTGACGGTCACGTCGGTGATCGGCTCGACCTTTTCGGGGCGAATACTGGGCACCACAAGCGTTGGCGGAACGGCGGCGATCCTGCCCGAAATTTCGGGACGTGGCTGGATTACCGGCATTCACCAGCACATGCTCGATCCGTCGGACCCCTGGCCACAGGGGTATCGCGTGTCCGATAGCTGGGGCGCAAAGTAA
- a CDS encoding GntR family transcriptional regulator → MSKKSVPPATERKRGEGVKYVYEILRDDILDLVLPPGSPIDEIQLAERLSMSRTPIREALVRLAGEGLVTTLPNRSTVVSNIDFLNLHNFFDAITLMYRITTRLAAENRTEDDLQNIRAHQSRFANAVAAQDALSMIASNREFHAAIAEAGRNPYYTSLFCRLLDEGRRLLRLYYSSFDDRLPEEYVSEHDDMIAAIETRDIQAADRLASQHADQIVHQIQKLISRDRRQQVAL, encoded by the coding sequence ATGAGCAAGAAATCCGTGCCCCCCGCGACTGAACGCAAACGCGGCGAGGGCGTGAAATACGTCTACGAAATACTGCGGGATGATATTCTGGACCTGGTGCTGCCCCCGGGCAGCCCCATCGACGAAATCCAACTGGCAGAGCGCCTTTCGATGTCCCGCACGCCAATCCGCGAGGCTTTGGTGCGGCTGGCGGGCGAAGGATTGGTGACCACGCTGCCAAACCGCTCGACGGTGGTTTCGAATATCGACTTTCTGAACCTGCACAATTTCTTCGATGCGATCACCCTCATGTATCGCATCACCACTCGCCTTGCGGCCGAAAACCGGACCGAGGATGATCTGCAGAATATCCGTGCACATCAGTCGCGCTTCGCCAATGCGGTGGCTGCGCAGGATGCGCTTTCCATGATCGCGAGCAATCGCGAGTTCCATGCCGCAATCGCTGAAGCCGGGCGCAACCCCTACTATACCAGCCTTTTCTGCCGCCTTCTCGACGAGGGGCGGCGATTGCTGCGGCTTTACTATTCCTCGTTCGACGATCGTTTGCCCGAGGAATATGTAAGCGAACATGACGACATGATTGCCGCCATCGAGACGCGGGACATTCAGGCCGCGGACCGGCTGGCAAGCCAGCATGCCGACCAGATCGTCCACCAGATCCAGAAGCTCATTTCACGGGATCGGCGGCAGCAGGTCGCCTTGTAG